In Rattus norvegicus strain BN/NHsdMcwi chromosome 1, GRCr8, whole genome shotgun sequence, a genomic segment contains:
- the LOC134482570 gene encoding large ribosomal subunit protein eL29-like, with protein MQANNAKAVSACAEAINALVKPQAVKSKMPKGSSRKLSRPAFSAHPKLGKRIRSYMAKGRRLSQPKPKIQTKAEAKVPAKAQASAPGQAPKGAQATVKTP; from the coding sequence atgcaggccaacaaCGCCAAGGCAGTGAGTGCATGCGCAGAGGCCATCAATGCCCTTGTGAAGCCTCAGGCTGTCAAGTCCAAGATGCCAAAGGGCTCCAGCCGCAAACTCAGCCGTCCGGCTTTCAGCGCTCACCCCAAGCTTGGGAAGAGGATTCgaagctacatggccaagggtcGTAGGCTCAGCCAACCAAAGCCCAAGattcaaaccaaggcagaggccaaagttccagctaaggcccaggctTCGGCTCCAGGTCAGGCTCCCAAAGGTGCCCAGGCCACTGTGAAGACCCCGtag